Proteins encoded by one window of Flavobacterium sp. N502540:
- a CDS encoding nitroreductase — protein MKIKNNPSKIKLSDSSYKLNKISKNIRNRRSVYANQFIKGELPDQLLEEILTNATWAPTHKMTEPWRFIVFRGKYLKKYGEYMAHYYKDFYTELSPEDQKHKLSYLENYPLNAACMIGVVLVKNTKIDLPEWEEIAAVSSAVQNIALTCHAHKMGSYWSTKGVAIDYVAKFGLSENEKSLGLLYLGYYPEALKPSKKKRTPLSKKVVYLD, from the coding sequence ATGAAAATTAAGAACAACCCCAGCAAAATCAAGCTATCAGACTCTTCTTATAAATTAAACAAAATTTCGAAGAACATCCGTAACAGGAGAAGCGTCTATGCCAATCAGTTTATCAAGGGAGAATTACCGGATCAACTGCTTGAAGAAATTTTGACGAATGCCACTTGGGCTCCTACTCACAAAATGACAGAACCCTGGAGGTTTATCGTTTTTAGGGGCAAATATTTGAAGAAGTATGGTGAATATATGGCTCACTATTACAAAGATTTTTATACTGAATTATCTCCAGAAGATCAAAAACACAAGCTTTCTTATCTCGAAAATTATCCGCTCAATGCAGCCTGCATGATTGGAGTGGTCCTGGTGAAAAACACCAAAATTGACCTGCCCGAATGGGAAGAAATTGCTGCAGTCTCTTCTGCTGTACAAAATATTGCACTTACCTGCCATGCTCATAAAATGGGCAGTTACTGGAGTACCAAAGGAGTAGCTATCGATTATGTGGCAAAATTTGGTCTCTCAGAAAACGAAAAATCACTAGGGCTTCTTTATCTGGGGTATTATCCCGAAGCCTTAAAACCTTCCAAAAAAAAGAGAACCCCTTTATCTAAAAAAGTCGTCTACCTCGACTGA
- a CDS encoding CusA/CzcA family heavy metal efflux RND transporter: MLNKIIQFSVKNKLVIGIFTLLWIIYGVFEVTRLPIDAVPDITNNQVQIITTAPSLGAEDVERLITFPIEQAISNIPQLKESRSISRFGLSLVTIVFADDTDVYWARQQVAERLQKVEIAENASIPEMAPATTGLGEIYQYVLKPQPGYETKYSLEDLRTIQDWTIRRQLLGTPGIADVATFGGKLKQYEVAVNPSRLKAQNLTIKEVFTALNSNNENTGGAYIEKGPTVLYIRSVGLTRNIKDIQNIIVKNTQAGTPILIKDIAEVKMSSAIRYGALTTDDIGESVGGIVMMLKGENASNVIVKVKKRVAEIEKILPKGLKIEPFLDRTKMVDNAIGTVEKNLIEGALIVVLVLVLFLGNLRAGFIVASVIPLAMLFAIIMMNTFGVSGNLMSLGALDFGLIVDGAVIIVEAILHHIHSSKKYKEIDSISQEEMDKEVTGSAGRMMNAAVFGQIIILIVYLPILSLEGIEGKMFKPMAQTVAFAILGAFILSLTYVPMVSALFISKKINHKPNLSDRIMTNLEFYYERVLSRALQVRKAIVISAFVLFGIALLLFSRMGGEFIPQLEEGDFAVETRLLLGTNLSTTTATIEKISTALKNTYPEVEKVVSRIGSAEIPTDPMPIEGGDMIIVLKDKSEWTSASSFPELADQMTQTVKEVAPGVTTGFQFPVQMRFNELMTGAKQDLVCKIYGEDLDKLAKYAEQLGAISTTVEGATDLYVEKVTGMPQIVIDYDWAEMAKYGIYVSDINQTVNAAFAGAVAGSIYEGEKKFDMVVRVEANGRKDIEDVRNLLIATRSGMQIPLYQVASVKEVEGPNQIQREDAKRRIIVGFNVRGRDVESIVEELQKKVNSQIKFAPGYYITYGGTFENLQQAKSRLGIAVPAALFMILALLYFAFRSFKEGIIIFTAIPLSAIGGVFGLALRDMPFSISAGVGFIALFGVAVLNGIVLISEFNRIQKHGEITDPLQIIINGTKNRLRPVLMTAAVASLGFLPMALSNGAGAEVQRPLATVVIGGLITATLLTLFVLPAIYLMTYHSKVFSKKNKKHKMDKLTLLVLALFLTASVQAQDAPISLEESLSIAMQHNRRIKSSQLNERSKEQLEKSAFDIPKTAFTADYGQFNSAVNDNRFGISQTFAFPTVYTNQKKVLREHHNAAKAESQLTVQQVKSNVRNLFYDYIWLNSKKELLTYADSIYRLMEQKSELRYKTGEANVLEKTASQSARQFYMNQLAMVNKDISIILKTFNTVLQDSMVHVPISQTVKNDFMVSLHQNKDTAELPQVQLSMYEAEAAKWRWRTEQSKILPDITIGYNNLSIIGTQTSTVGQEVYYNGSQRFNYVNFGLSVPLFFGSQSARNKAAKVDYEAYKMQAETTKIELKTEIVNAVNEIEKYKESLSYYENEGLKNATIIIDTANSQLENGDIDYLQWVLVVNQAITIKNEYLDRINDYNKAVINWQTLNNL; the protein is encoded by the coding sequence ATGCTTAATAAGATCATACAGTTCTCAGTTAAAAATAAACTGGTAATTGGGATCTTCACGTTGCTATGGATTATCTATGGCGTGTTTGAAGTAACCCGTTTACCTATTGATGCGGTTCCTGACATCACCAACAATCAGGTACAAATTATTACAACCGCTCCGTCTTTGGGAGCCGAAGATGTGGAACGCTTAATTACATTTCCAATCGAACAGGCGATTAGTAATATACCGCAGCTGAAAGAAAGCCGCAGTATTTCGCGTTTTGGACTTTCGTTGGTTACGATTGTTTTTGCTGACGATACAGACGTGTATTGGGCACGTCAGCAGGTGGCAGAACGATTGCAAAAAGTAGAAATTGCAGAGAACGCGAGTATTCCTGAAATGGCACCCGCAACTACAGGTCTGGGCGAGATTTACCAGTATGTTTTGAAACCGCAACCCGGATATGAAACGAAGTATTCTCTGGAAGACCTGCGTACTATTCAGGACTGGACGATAAGAAGACAGCTTCTGGGAACTCCCGGAATTGCCGATGTTGCTACTTTTGGAGGGAAACTAAAGCAATATGAGGTTGCCGTTAATCCGTCGCGGCTTAAAGCGCAGAACCTGACTATTAAAGAAGTTTTTACAGCCCTGAACAGTAATAACGAAAATACGGGTGGGGCCTATATTGAAAAAGGGCCAACGGTACTTTACATCCGAAGTGTTGGATTGACTCGAAACATAAAAGACATTCAGAATATTATTGTCAAAAATACACAGGCCGGAACTCCAATTCTGATTAAAGATATTGCAGAGGTAAAAATGTCTTCTGCGATACGCTACGGAGCCTTAACGACAGATGATATTGGCGAGTCGGTTGGTGGAATTGTAATGATGCTTAAAGGAGAGAATGCCAGTAATGTGATCGTAAAGGTTAAAAAACGAGTTGCTGAAATTGAGAAAATTTTACCAAAAGGTTTAAAAATAGAACCTTTTTTAGATCGGACTAAAATGGTAGATAATGCTATTGGAACGGTAGAGAAGAATCTTATTGAAGGAGCACTGATCGTGGTACTGGTGTTGGTACTTTTCTTGGGTAATTTAAGAGCAGGTTTTATTGTAGCCTCGGTAATTCCTTTGGCCATGCTGTTTGCTATTATCATGATGAATACGTTTGGTGTGAGTGGGAATTTAATGAGTCTGGGTGCGCTTGATTTTGGTTTGATAGTCGATGGCGCGGTGATTATTGTGGAAGCCATTTTGCATCATATTCATTCCTCCAAAAAATACAAAGAAATCGATTCTATTTCACAAGAAGAGATGGACAAGGAAGTGACGGGATCAGCAGGACGCATGATGAACGCTGCAGTATTTGGACAGATTATTATTCTGATTGTATACCTTCCGATATTATCACTGGAAGGCATTGAAGGAAAGATGTTCAAGCCAATGGCACAAACGGTGGCCTTTGCCATTTTAGGAGCTTTTATACTGTCGCTTACCTATGTTCCTATGGTAAGTGCTTTGTTCATTAGCAAAAAAATAAATCATAAACCGAATTTATCGGATCGAATAATGACAAATCTTGAGTTTTATTATGAAAGAGTTTTGTCGCGAGCATTGCAGGTTAGAAAAGCGATTGTGATTTCAGCTTTCGTTTTGTTTGGTATCGCCTTGTTGCTTTTTAGCCGAATGGGCGGTGAATTTATCCCACAACTGGAAGAAGGCGATTTTGCCGTAGAAACTCGTTTATTACTGGGGACAAATTTGTCAACGACGACAGCAACCATTGAGAAAATTTCGACTGCATTAAAAAATACCTATCCGGAAGTGGAAAAAGTCGTTTCGAGAATTGGTAGTGCCGAAATTCCAACAGATCCTATGCCTATAGAAGGAGGTGATATGATTATTGTCTTAAAAGATAAATCAGAATGGACCAGTGCTTCTTCGTTTCCTGAATTGGCAGATCAAATGACCCAAACCGTTAAAGAGGTTGCACCGGGAGTTACGACTGGTTTTCAGTTTCCGGTTCAGATGCGTTTTAACGAATTAATGACAGGAGCAAAGCAGGATTTGGTTTGTAAAATTTATGGCGAAGATCTCGATAAACTGGCAAAATATGCCGAGCAGTTAGGCGCGATTAGCACTACTGTAGAAGGCGCTACAGATCTTTATGTGGAGAAAGTTACCGGAATGCCACAAATTGTTATTGACTATGATTGGGCAGAAATGGCGAAGTACGGTATTTATGTTTCAGACATCAATCAAACCGTAAATGCCGCGTTTGCAGGAGCTGTAGCAGGCAGTATTTATGAAGGAGAAAAAAAGTTCGATATGGTGGTACGCGTGGAAGCTAATGGACGGAAAGATATTGAGGATGTTCGAAATTTACTGATTGCAACCCGTTCCGGAATGCAGATCCCGTTGTATCAGGTAGCTTCGGTTAAAGAAGTGGAAGGTCCGAACCAGATTCAGCGCGAAGATGCCAAAAGGAGAATTATTGTTGGTTTTAATGTAAGAGGACGGGATGTTGAATCTATTGTAGAGGAATTGCAGAAAAAAGTAAACAGTCAGATCAAATTTGCTCCCGGATATTACATTACCTATGGAGGGACTTTTGAAAATCTGCAACAGGCCAAATCGCGCCTTGGAATTGCAGTCCCTGCAGCTTTGTTTATGATTTTGGCGCTGTTGTATTTTGCTTTCCGATCTTTTAAAGAAGGCATTATCATTTTTACTGCCATTCCGTTATCGGCAATTGGCGGTGTTTTTGGACTGGCGTTGCGGGATATGCCGTTTAGTATTTCGGCCGGTGTTGGTTTTATTGCACTGTTTGGCGTAGCCGTTTTAAATGGAATTGTTTTAATCTCCGAGTTCAATCGGATACAAAAACACGGCGAAATTACCGATCCGCTTCAGATTATCATTAACGGAACCAAAAACAGGTTGCGTCCTGTATTGATGACAGCTGCTGTTGCTTCTTTAGGATTTTTACCTATGGCTTTGAGCAATGGCGCAGGAGCAGAGGTACAGCGTCCGTTGGCCACGGTCGTTATCGGCGGACTCATTACCGCAACTCTACTCACACTTTTTGTACTTCCGGCAATTTATTTAATGACGTATCATAGCAAAGTTTTTTCTAAGAAAAATAAAAAACATAAGATGGATAAACTGACTTTACTAGTGCTGGCTTTGTTTCTTACGGCTTCGGTACAGGCACAAGATGCACCTATCTCGCTTGAAGAATCTTTATCAATAGCGATGCAGCACAACAGAAGAATTAAATCTTCTCAATTGAATGAAAGATCGAAAGAACAATTGGAAAAATCTGCTTTTGATATTCCTAAAACAGCTTTTACTGCCGATTATGGTCAATTTAATAGCGCTGTAAACGACAACCGTTTTGGGATTAGTCAGACTTTTGCTTTTCCAACAGTATATACAAATCAGAAAAAAGTATTGAGAGAGCATCACAATGCCGCAAAAGCAGAATCGCAGTTAACAGTGCAACAGGTTAAGTCGAATGTGAGAAACTTATTTTATGATTACATCTGGCTCAACAGTAAAAAGGAATTGCTGACTTATGCCGATTCGATTTACAGATTAATGGAACAGAAATCAGAGCTACGCTATAAAACAGGAGAAGCTAATGTTTTGGAAAAAACAGCTTCTCAATCTGCACGGCAGTTTTATATGAACCAGCTTGCAATGGTAAATAAAGATATCTCCATCATACTTAAAACGTTTAATACGGTTCTTCAGGACAGTATGGTTCATGTGCCCATTTCACAGACTGTAAAAAATGATTTTATGGTTTCATTACATCAAAATAAAGATACCGCAGAGCTTCCTCAGGTACAACTTTCAATGTACGAAGCAGAAGCGGCAAAATGGAGATGGAGAACGGAACAGTCCAAAATACTCCCCGATATTACCATTGGCTATAATAATTTAAGCATCATTGGAACACAAACAAGCACTGTAGGTCAGGAAGTTTATTACAATGGAAGTCAGAGATTTAATTATGTTAATTTCGGTTTGTCAGTCCCTCTTTTTTTTGGCAGTCAGTCCGCGCGTAATAAAGCAGCCAAAGTAGATTATGAAGCGTACAAAATGCAGGCAGAAAC
- a CDS encoding pyridoxal phosphate-dependent decarboxylase family protein, with protein MNTTLIRTEVTEKGVQSDQNFYKDIFHQNSGTEYAQAMKLAQERVSNFLKNNKKPFSGIKPEEIRAKVEEIDFDTPLPDYESLLNEVDELYVNHATAFHLPEYIAHLNCPVVIPALAAEILISAINSSQDTYDQSAGGTFIERKLIDWTSEQIGYTQGDGVFTAGGSQSNLMGLLLARDYYALQYQKWNIKLEGLPPDAHKYRIFVSDKAHFSNHKTTWILGLGEQAIVNVGVDKRYRMDPEKLEKAIADEIRRGNIPIAITATAGTTDFGNVDPLKTIADIANRYNLWLHVDAAYGCGLLLTEKQRYLLNGIELADSVTIDYHKSFFQPVSSSAFIVKDKLHLNIIKHHADYLNPKEQNYDVLPAQVNKSIVQTTRRFDALKLWFTLRYMGKKKLGQFTEALIEITQQTAAYIEADPNFELLCHSDIGILLFRYLDGPVESNSCDVNKYIKEKLFYGGEVLVASTKVNGEFYLKFTILNPLTTLNDIKNILNLIKQNGDEYHRLN; from the coding sequence ATGAATACCACATTGATTCGTACAGAAGTCACCGAAAAAGGAGTCCAGTCGGACCAGAATTTTTATAAAGATATTTTCCATCAAAACTCCGGAACAGAATACGCTCAGGCCATGAAATTAGCACAGGAACGCGTTTCGAATTTCCTAAAAAATAATAAAAAACCTTTCAGCGGAATCAAACCTGAAGAAATCAGAGCCAAAGTTGAAGAGATAGATTTTGACACTCCACTACCCGATTACGAAAGTCTGCTGAACGAAGTAGACGAGCTATATGTTAACCATGCTACAGCCTTCCACCTTCCGGAATATATTGCACACTTAAACTGTCCGGTTGTTATTCCGGCACTAGCTGCCGAAATTCTGATCAGTGCCATCAACTCCTCACAAGATACTTACGACCAAAGCGCCGGTGGAACTTTTATCGAAAGAAAACTGATTGACTGGACCAGCGAGCAGATTGGCTATACTCAGGGTGATGGTGTTTTTACAGCGGGAGGCTCTCAAAGTAATTTAATGGGGCTGCTTTTGGCAAGAGATTATTATGCTTTGCAGTATCAGAAATGGAATATCAAATTGGAAGGTCTTCCTCCTGATGCACATAAATACAGAATTTTTGTTTCGGACAAGGCGCATTTCAGCAATCATAAAACTACCTGGATTCTAGGTCTTGGAGAACAGGCAATCGTAAACGTCGGCGTTGATAAAAGATACCGTATGGATCCTGAAAAACTGGAAAAAGCAATTGCAGACGAAATTAGAAGAGGAAACATTCCAATTGCGATTACCGCAACAGCAGGTACCACCGATTTCGGTAATGTTGATCCTCTAAAAACCATTGCCGATATTGCCAACCGCTATAATTTATGGCTTCACGTAGATGCTGCTTATGGATGTGGATTATTACTGACAGAGAAACAAAGGTATTTATTAAACGGTATCGAACTTGCCGATTCTGTAACCATCGACTACCACAAATCGTTCTTCCAACCAGTGAGCAGCAGTGCTTTTATTGTAAAAGACAAACTTCACCTCAACATAATCAAGCATCATGCTGATTACCTGAACCCAAAAGAACAAAACTACGATGTGCTTCCGGCTCAGGTTAATAAATCGATTGTTCAGACTACACGCCGTTTTGATGCTTTGAAACTTTGGTTTACGCTTCGTTATATGGGTAAGAAAAAACTTGGACAATTTACTGAAGCCTTAATAGAAATCACTCAACAAACCGCTGCCTACATTGAAGCCGATCCGAATTTTGAACTGTTATGCCACTCTGATATTGGTATTTTATTGTTCCGCTATCTGGACGGACCCGTTGAATCAAACTCTTGTGACGTCAACAAATACATCAAAGAGAAGCTTTTCTATGGCGGAGAAGTACTGGTAGCCAGCACCAAAGTAAATGGAGAATTCTACCTGAAATTCACCATTTTAAATCCTCTTACCACCCTAAATGATATTAAAAACATTCTTAACCTCATAAAACAAAACGGAGATGAATACCACAGACTCAACTAA
- a CDS encoding GNAT family N-acetyltransferase, with protein MNTTDSTNFYQLAEQVNYKSLLNCYCREFSNWIQYEGVPKYDPALAEFMKTIDHSSFLKFDFTAIGQEVFAPLVYFSESGVHAFGFPVVSRTIATDTFREINPIEFTELVAAYSKTENPDIDPVPTQKRMQNSIENLALYLEHYKNSDRTANNPEQSFIASEQSLILGHTVHPLPKSREGFTKDELVQYSPETQGQFPLHYFLIHPENVAEKSAEDYLITDYLRKEVSQFADKNAKELLDFYSQYKIVPVHPWEATYLLEQKEVKEMQSKQLLFSLGQFGPSYAATSSVRTVYNADSEWMYKFSLHVKITNSFRVNYLHELNRGYDAAQLMKTDWGKGIQKDYPQIQLITDPAFITVVYEDQIIDGFSTSIRQNPFHGANANKNVTLVASLTQDNILTELPRIVTLIEESAKRQDLTVADTAIAWFKQYLNISLTPLIGIFNKYGFGSEFHQQNVMVEFDENLFPSKFYFRDNQGYFFRQGQVEELERLIPEFGKDSRSFIAEKRIIDFWGYYFLINHLLGIVSALGKNKLADENTLLNLIYEAIKKEGESDVTGLVSHFTESVKLIVKGNLLTSLNNMDEASAPRTNPAVYKTFPNPLNRHFFSKKLIQPKANTTVFSRYFEKENVTITLRPVDVDKDLEMLHEWFHREHALKIWQMNWPIRDLEVFYRTLLPGGHSHSYIGEANGVPTFNIEVYWASRDIVGEYYDVLPSDYGTHQFIAPTDPKLKYGSPATQSMMDFVLSESKVGKMVGEGSVDSIASMMNKAHVGFKIQKVIEMPHKKANLNFCYREWYWAKFPAAEEFQKKIVSASQV; from the coding sequence ATGAATACCACAGACTCAACTAATTTTTACCAACTGGCAGAACAAGTAAACTACAAATCCCTGCTCAACTGCTATTGCAGAGAATTTAGCAATTGGATCCAATACGAAGGTGTTCCGAAATACGACCCTGCTTTGGCCGAATTCATGAAAACTATCGACCATAGCTCTTTTCTTAAATTTGACTTCACTGCTATTGGTCAGGAAGTTTTTGCTCCCTTGGTTTATTTTTCTGAAAGTGGCGTACATGCTTTCGGATTTCCTGTAGTGTCACGCACTATTGCAACAGATACATTCAGGGAAATAAATCCAATCGAATTTACGGAACTTGTTGCTGCTTATTCTAAAACAGAAAACCCTGATATTGATCCCGTTCCTACGCAAAAACGCATGCAAAACAGCATCGAGAATCTGGCACTTTATCTGGAGCATTACAAAAACAGTGACCGTACAGCCAACAATCCGGAACAGTCCTTTATAGCTTCTGAACAATCTTTAATCCTGGGACATACTGTACATCCGTTGCCAAAAAGCAGAGAAGGATTTACAAAGGACGAATTGGTTCAATATTCTCCTGAAACCCAAGGACAATTCCCGCTCCACTATTTCCTGATTCACCCGGAAAATGTAGCCGAAAAAAGTGCCGAAGACTATTTGATCACCGATTATTTGAGAAAAGAGGTTTCGCAATTTGCTGATAAAAATGCCAAAGAATTACTGGATTTCTATTCGCAATACAAAATAGTACCAGTTCACCCTTGGGAAGCGACTTATTTATTGGAGCAAAAAGAGGTTAAAGAAATGCAGTCTAAACAGCTTCTTTTCAGTTTGGGGCAATTTGGACCTTCTTATGCAGCGACCTCATCTGTTCGTACCGTTTACAATGCCGACAGTGAATGGATGTATAAATTCTCTTTGCATGTAAAAATCACCAATTCCTTCCGTGTCAATTACCTACACGAACTTAACCGTGGTTATGATGCAGCGCAGTTGATGAAAACAGATTGGGGAAAAGGCATTCAAAAAGATTACCCACAAATTCAGCTTATTACTGATCCTGCGTTCATTACAGTGGTTTATGAAGATCAAATTATTGACGGTTTCAGTACCAGCATTCGTCAAAATCCTTTTCATGGAGCCAACGCCAATAAAAACGTGACTCTGGTAGCTTCTTTGACACAGGATAACATTTTGACTGAACTGCCAAGAATCGTAACTCTGATTGAAGAATCGGCCAAAAGACAAGACTTAACAGTAGCAGACACCGCTATTGCATGGTTCAAACAATACCTGAATATTAGCCTTACGCCTTTAATTGGTATTTTCAACAAATATGGATTTGGTTCAGAATTTCACCAACAGAATGTAATGGTTGAATTCGATGAAAATCTTTTCCCTTCAAAATTCTATTTCAGAGACAATCAGGGATACTTTTTCCGTCAGGGACAGGTAGAAGAACTGGAACGTTTGATTCCGGAATTTGGTAAAGACAGCCGTTCTTTTATTGCCGAAAAAAGAATTATTGATTTCTGGGGGTATTATTTCTTAATCAATCACTTGCTTGGAATTGTGAGCGCTTTGGGTAAAAACAAACTTGCCGACGAAAATACGCTGCTTAACCTGATTTACGAAGCGATCAAAAAAGAAGGAGAATCAGATGTTACAGGTTTAGTCTCTCATTTCACCGAAAGTGTCAAATTAATCGTAAAAGGAAATTTACTAACCAGTTTAAACAATATGGATGAAGCCAGTGCGCCAAGAACCAATCCGGCGGTGTACAAAACTTTTCCAAATCCTTTAAACAGACACTTTTTCTCTAAAAAACTAATTCAGCCAAAAGCAAACACTACTGTTTTCAGCCGTTATTTTGAGAAAGAAAATGTAACAATCACTTTGCGTCCGGTAGATGTAGACAAAGATTTGGAGATGCTTCACGAGTGGTTTCACCGCGAACATGCTTTGAAAATCTGGCAGATGAACTGGCCAATTCGCGATTTGGAGGTGTTTTACCGTACGCTGCTTCCGGGTGGTCATTCGCACAGTTATATTGGAGAGGCTAATGGTGTTCCTACTTTTAATATCGAAGTGTATTGGGCGAGCCGTGACATTGTGGGAGAATACTATGACGTACTTCCGTCTGATTATGGAACGCACCAGTTTATCGCACCAACAGATCCGAAACTAAAATACGGTTCTCCGGCAACACAATCTATGATGGATTTTGTATTGAGCGAATCAAAAGTAGGCAAAATGGTAGGTGAAGGTTCTGTAGATTCTATCGCTTCGATGATGAACAAAGCCCACGTTGGATTTAAAATTCAAAAAGTAATCGAAATGCCTCATAAAAAAGCCAATCTGAACTTCTGCTACAGAGAATGGTACTGGGCTAAATTCCCGGCTGCCGAAGAGTTTCAAAAAAAAATCGTTTCAGCCTCACAAGTTTAA